One Polaribacter sp. SA4-12 genomic window carries:
- a CDS encoding MlaD family protein, producing the protein MKNSNSQKVRLGFFVILSTILFVAAVYLIGQKQNLFNKTYTLSANFQNVNGLQKGNNVRYSGINIGTVKNILMVNDSTIKVDMNIDKKIINHIKKDAIATIGSDGLVGNMIINIVPGKGTAEIISSGDTIESYSKIGADDILSTLSVTNENAAILTSDLLKITNAMIEGKGTLSALLNDTIMAKDLKKTIINLKIASRGAVKSINELNGFVTTLKTDNETTLGVLLNDSISGQKLKNIVANIEESSIEIKKVVSNMNTVVNDINSSKGALNYIIKDTTMVNSLKSTLDNINQGTDKFDQNMEALKHNFFFRGYFRKLERQEKKIKKKNN; encoded by the coding sequence ATGAAAAATTCAAACTCACAAAAAGTAAGATTAGGTTTTTTTGTTATATTATCGACCATACTATTTGTAGCCGCAGTATACCTAATCGGTCAGAAGCAAAATTTGTTTAATAAAACCTATACTCTAAGTGCAAATTTTCAAAATGTAAATGGTTTACAAAAAGGAAATAATGTTCGTTATTCTGGAATTAATATCGGAACAGTTAAGAATATTTTAATGGTTAATGATTCTACCATAAAAGTAGATATGAATATAGATAAAAAAATTATTAATCATATAAAGAAAGATGCTATTGCAACTATTGGATCAGATGGTTTGGTTGGTAATATGATTATTAATATAGTACCAGGAAAAGGCACCGCAGAAATTATTAGTAGTGGAGATACTATAGAATCTTATAGTAAAATTGGAGCAGATGATATTTTAAGTACGCTAAGTGTTACTAACGAAAATGCTGCAATACTTACATCTGATCTTTTAAAAATTACAAATGCAATGATAGAAGGTAAAGGGACTTTGAGTGCTTTACTAAACGATACTATTATGGCAAAAGATTTAAAAAAGACGATTATTAATCTTAAAATTGCAAGTAGAGGCGCTGTAAAATCAATTAATGAATTAAACGGTTTTGTTACTACATTAAAAACAGATAATGAAACTACTTTAGGTGTATTATTAAATGATTCAATTTCTGGTCAAAAACTAAAAAATATTGTTGCTAACATTGAAGAATCAAGTATAGAAATTAAAAAAGTTGTTAGTAATATGAATACTGTTGTAAATGATATTAACTCAAGCAAAGGAGCTTTAAACTATATTATAAAAGATACCACAATGGTAAATAGTTTAAAATCTACGTTAGACAACATCAATCAAGGTACAGATAAATTCGATCAGAATATGGAAGCTTTAAAACACAACTTTTTCTTTAGAGGTTATTTTAGAAAACTAGAGAGACAAGAGAAAAAAATAAAAAAAAAGAATAACTAA
- a CDS encoding GNAT family N-acetyltransferase, whose translation MKVYIETERLILREIRESDLEGMFELDSNAEVHKYLGNHPIKTKKEAENVIQFIRYQYNERGIGRFAVIEKKSGEFIGWSGLKLNKGEKETLNGFDNFIDIGYRLIPKYWKKGYGLEAAIACLDFGFKTLNYDIIYAAAEVENVGSNKILQRIGLQFVNEFEYENVNVNWYQLKKENYGK comes from the coding sequence ATGAAAGTTTATATAGAAACCGAAAGATTAATCCTTAGAGAAATTAGAGAATCTGATCTTGAGGGAATGTTTGAATTAGACTCAAATGCAGAAGTTCACAAGTATTTAGGGAATCATCCTATAAAAACGAAAAAGGAAGCTGAAAATGTGATTCAGTTTATTAGATATCAATACAACGAAAGAGGAATTGGACGTTTTGCTGTAATAGAAAAAAAATCAGGCGAATTTATTGGTTGGTCAGGTTTAAAATTGAATAAAGGTGAAAAAGAAACACTTAATGGTTTTGATAACTTTATTGATATTGGCTATCGATTGATTCCTAAGTATTGGAAAAAAGGCTATGGTTTAGAAGCTGCAATTGCTTGTTTAGATTTTGGTTTTAAAACATTAAATTATGATATTATTTATGCAGCTGCAGAAGTAGAAAATGTAGGTTCTAATAAAATTTTACAAAGAATTGGATTGCAATTTGTAAATGAATTTGAGTATGAAAACGTGAATGTAAATTGGTATCAACTTAAAAAAGAAAACTATGGAAAGTAA
- a CDS encoding M28 family peptidase: MKAFSSLVSVLIIIGVIYWSFSDLKPTFYPEETPSKTEFSINNALFHLKKISKEAHYTGSENHKEVQNYIVDELHKMGLDTEIQTQTAINKKWFAATTAENILARIKGSENGKALMLLTHYDSNPHSSLGASDAGSGVVTILEGIRVFLEKNEQPKNDIIILISDAEELGLLGAQAFVDEHSWTKDIGLVLNFEARGSGGPSYMLMETNGKNSKLLSEFMAAKPNYPATNSLMYSIYKKLPNDTDLTVFRENADINGFNFAFIGDHFDYHTAQDSFERLDRETLLHQADYFTSTVNYFANSDLSDLNSDEDFVYVNFPFVKLATYPFSWVFPMLIIAVIVFLILLFFGFSKGKLSLKGILKGFGVFITAILLCGGVSFGLWKLLLIIHPAYKDILHGFTYNGYQYITAFVFLNLWVLFKVYKYISKHEKTTDLLIAPIVIWLVINFFINASLKGAGFFIIPVFSALIILAIAVFMNLEEKSRRILFTILSIPTIYIFAPLVKMFPVGLGLKILFVSGIIIALVFGLMILSFHQKKTFWMQKTVGFLAILFFGLATYNSGFTVDNKKPNSIVYIQNSDDKTAYFGTYNSTLDDYTKQIFDESATEGSIANAETKSKYNTRFKYHKKTEFRNISSANIETELDTIIGDKRFLEFTISSDRKVNKLEFITNKKLKLYQFKVNDVLVNDGKSYDVKSGTFLVYHLANQDKEVTISFSVLTAYELDVILNEISYDLLENSNFSITPRTEEMMPMPFVTNDAIIISKKLKL, encoded by the coding sequence ATGAAAGCCTTTTCATCTCTTGTTTCTGTACTTATAATTATTGGAGTTATCTATTGGAGTTTTTCTGATTTAAAACCTACCTTTTATCCTGAAGAAACTCCATCTAAAACTGAATTCTCAATTAATAATGCCCTATTTCATCTAAAGAAAATTAGTAAAGAGGCACATTATACAGGATCTGAAAATCATAAAGAAGTTCAAAACTATATTGTAGACGAACTTCATAAAATGGGATTAGATACAGAAATTCAAACCCAAACAGCAATTAATAAAAAATGGTTTGCAGCAACTACAGCAGAAAATATTTTAGCCAGAATTAAAGGTTCTGAAAACGGAAAAGCATTAATGTTGTTAACACATTACGATTCTAATCCTCATTCTTCTTTAGGTGCAAGTGATGCTGGTTCTGGAGTTGTAACTATTTTAGAAGGAATTAGAGTTTTCTTAGAAAAGAACGAACAGCCAAAAAATGATATTATTATCTTAATTTCTGATGCTGAAGAGCTAGGTTTATTAGGTGCTCAGGCTTTTGTTGATGAACATTCCTGGACAAAAGATATTGGTTTGGTTTTAAATTTTGAAGCTCGAGGAAGTGGTGGTCCAAGTTATATGTTGATGGAAACCAATGGAAAAAACAGTAAGTTATTGTCAGAATTTATGGCAGCAAAACCTAATTATCCTGCAACAAATTCTTTAATGTATAGCATTTATAAAAAGTTGCCTAATGATACAGATTTAACTGTTTTTAGAGAAAATGCAGATATAAATGGTTTCAATTTTGCGTTTATTGGCGATCATTTCGATTATCATACCGCACAAGATTCTTTTGAACGTTTAGACAGAGAAACTTTATTACATCAAGCAGATTATTTTACGTCAACAGTAAATTATTTTGCAAATTCAGATTTGTCAGATTTAAATTCTGATGAAGATTTTGTCTATGTAAACTTTCCGTTTGTAAAATTAGCAACTTATCCTTTTTCTTGGGTTTTTCCAATGTTAATTATCGCAGTTATCGTTTTTTTAATTTTACTTTTCTTCGGATTTTCTAAAGGAAAACTTTCTTTAAAAGGAATTTTAAAAGGTTTTGGAGTGTTTATAACCGCTATACTTTTGTGCGGAGGCGTTTCTTTTGGTCTCTGGAAGTTATTATTAATAATTCATCCTGCATATAAAGACATTTTACACGGTTTTACCTATAATGGATATCAATATATAACTGCATTCGTATTCTTAAATTTATGGGTCTTATTTAAAGTCTATAAATACATTTCTAAACATGAGAAAACTACAGATTTATTAATTGCCCCAATTGTAATTTGGTTGGTTATTAATTTCTTTATAAACGCGTCTTTAAAAGGAGCTGGATTTTTTATAATTCCGGTATTTTCTGCATTGATCATTTTAGCGATTGCTGTTTTTATGAATTTGGAAGAAAAATCGAGACGCATCTTATTTACTATTTTATCAATTCCGACTATTTATATTTTTGCTCCTTTAGTTAAAATGTTCCCTGTTGGTTTAGGTTTAAAAATATTGTTTGTCAGCGGAATTATAATTGCTTTAGTTTTTGGGTTGATGATACTCTCATTTCATCAAAAGAAAACTTTTTGGATGCAAAAAACAGTTGGTTTCTTAGCAATTCTATTCTTTGGTTTGGCAACTTATAATAGTGGTTTTACTGTTGATAATAAAAAACCTAATAGTATTGTTTATATTCAAAATTCTGATGATAAAACAGCTTATTTTGGGACTTACAATTCAACTTTAGATGATTACACCAAACAAATTTTTGATGAAAGCGCAACAGAAGGAAGTATTGCAAATGCAGAAACTAAAAGTAAATACAATACTCGTTTTAAGTATCATAAAAAAACGGAGTTTAGAAATATTTCATCTGCAAACATAGAAACAGAGTTAGATACAATTATTGGCGACAAACGTTTTTTAGAATTTACGATTTCATCCGACAGAAAAGTGAATAAGTTAGAATTTATTACAAACAAAAAATTGAAGTTATATCAGTTTAAAGTAAATGACGTTTTGGTAAATGATGGAAAGAGTTATGATGTGAAAAGTGGTACTTTTTTAGTGTATCATTTAGCAAACCAAGATAAAGAAGTTACCATTTCTTTTAGTGTTTTAACAGCATATGAATTAGATGTTATATTGAATGAAATCTCTTATGATTTATTAGAAAACTCTAATTTTTCGATAACTCCAAGAACAGAAGAAATGATGCCAATGCCTTTTGTTACCAATGATGCTATTATTATATCTAAAAAACTGAAGTTATAA
- a CDS encoding metallophosphoesterase, whose product MKSYSLFTISLLCFAIFIVDTLAFYWLQSITQLITSEILKTTINVIFWIFTIGLIALIIILKVTLDDINPKRKHLLVSSLYGLTISSFVPKFIFVVVISILFFSNYVFSEQESLIIVPVIGLFSGFLPFFVIMYGVFRSLYRFKVHHVTIRFKNLPTSFNGLKIVQISDLHLGSFNFKYRILDKAIKIINDSKPDFIFFTGDLVNNYAWELRGWKKVFEKLEAKQGKYSVLGNHDYGDYSQWNSTEEKQDNFEKIKRFYKNIDFKLLLNQSEIIELNQQKIAIIGVENWGKPPFKQYGNLNKALNNVAAIPFKVLLSHDPSHWTEEVIQKTTISLTLSGHTHGMQAGFQYKKMKWSPIKYKYKHWAGLYHKNEQYLYVNRGLGWHGFPGRLGMRPEITVFELLKK is encoded by the coding sequence ATGAAAAGCTACTCTTTATTTACAATTTCACTATTGTGTTTCGCAATTTTCATTGTAGATACTTTAGCTTTTTATTGGCTACAATCTATTACACAATTGATCACTTCAGAAATTCTAAAAACTACAATAAATGTAATTTTCTGGATTTTTACGATTGGTTTAATCGCCTTAATAATAATTCTTAAAGTTACTTTAGATGATATAAATCCAAAGAGAAAACACCTATTAGTTTCTTCTTTATACGGATTAACTATTTCTTCTTTTGTTCCTAAATTTATATTTGTTGTTGTAATTTCAATACTGTTTTTTTCTAACTATGTCTTTTCGGAACAAGAATCATTAATTATTGTTCCAGTTATTGGTTTGTTTTCTGGGTTTCTTCCCTTTTTTGTAATTATGTATGGTGTTTTTAGGTCTTTATACAGATTTAAAGTACATCATGTTACTATTAGATTTAAAAACCTACCAACTTCTTTTAACGGCTTAAAAATTGTTCAAATATCAGATCTTCATTTAGGTAGTTTTAATTTTAAGTATCGCATTTTAGATAAAGCTATTAAAATAATTAACGATTCTAAACCAGACTTTATATTTTTTACTGGAGATTTGGTTAATAATTATGCTTGGGAATTAAGAGGTTGGAAAAAAGTATTCGAAAAATTAGAAGCAAAACAAGGTAAATATTCAGTTTTAGGGAATCATGATTATGGAGATTATAGTCAATGGAATTCTACAGAAGAAAAGCAAGATAATTTTGAAAAAATAAAACGATTTTATAAAAATATTGATTTCAAACTTTTGTTAAATCAATCTGAAATAATTGAGTTAAATCAACAAAAAATAGCAATAATTGGAGTTGAAAATTGGGGAAAACCACCTTTTAAACAATATGGAAACCTAAACAAAGCGCTAAATAATGTTGCAGCAATTCCTTTTAAAGTATTATTATCTCACGACCCTTCACATTGGACAGAAGAAGTTATACAGAAAACAACTATTTCATTAACCCTTTCTGGTCATACACATGGAATGCAAGCTGGTTTTCAATATAAAAAAATGAAATGGAGCCCTATTAAATACAAATACAAACATTGGGCAGGATTGTATCATAAAAATGAACAGTATTTATACGTTAATCGTGGTTTAGGTTGGCATGGTTTTCCTGGTAGATTAGGAATGAGACCAGAAATTACAGTATTTGAGTTACTGAAAAAATAA
- a CDS encoding 2-hydroxyacid dehydrogenase → MKTLIYSAKDFEIPYLEKANCKKHKFTFLEESLSSESAMKAIGYKAISISSADEASPIVIEKLKDFGVEYITLRSVGHDNVNLNSANTIEIRVANVPAYSPYAIAEHAVGLLLTLNRKLIESNKRVKSFNFDLNHLIGFDINEKTVGIIGTGKIGAIITKIMHGFGCELLGCDVVKNEELTKKYGMQYQSLEALCKNSDIISLHVPLNSETHHLIDKNLIDKMKPGVVIINTARGAVLNTKDVIKGLERGIIGALGIDVYEKERGLFFTNHSNDIITDEMIIKLNAMPNVLITGHQAFLTDEALTNIAETTIYNLDCWSKNGVTENELTKIVSKKK, encoded by the coding sequence ATGAAAACACTTATATACAGTGCTAAAGATTTTGAAATTCCTTATTTAGAAAAAGCGAATTGTAAAAAACATAAATTTACTTTTTTAGAAGAATCATTGTCCTCAGAATCTGCAATGAAAGCTATTGGGTATAAAGCCATTTCAATCTCTTCAGCAGATGAAGCTTCACCAATTGTAATAGAAAAATTAAAAGATTTTGGAGTAGAATATATCACTTTAAGATCTGTAGGACATGATAATGTAAATTTAAACTCAGCAAATACAATTGAAATAAGAGTTGCAAACGTACCCGCTTACTCACCTTATGCAATTGCAGAACATGCTGTGGGTTTATTATTAACACTAAATAGAAAATTAATTGAATCAAATAAGAGAGTAAAATCGTTCAATTTTGATTTAAATCATCTTATTGGTTTTGATATAAACGAAAAGACAGTTGGTATTATAGGTACAGGTAAAATAGGTGCTATTATTACTAAAATAATGCATGGTTTTGGATGTGAATTATTGGGTTGTGATGTTGTTAAAAATGAAGAATTAACAAAAAAATATGGAATGCAATATCAGTCTTTGGAAGCTCTTTGTAAAAACTCAGATATTATTTCACTACATGTACCTTTAAATAGTGAAACGCATCATTTAATTGATAAAAATTTAATTGATAAAATGAAACCTGGTGTTGTAATAATAAATACTGCAAGAGGTGCCGTTTTAAATACAAAAGATGTTATTAAAGGTTTAGAAAGGGGAATCATTGGAGCTTTAGGAATAGATGTGTATGAAAAAGAAAGAGGATTATTTTTTACAAATCATTCTAATGATATTATTACAGATGAAATGATTATTAAATTAAACGCAATGCCTAATGTACTAATTACAGGTCATCAAGCTTTTTTAACTGATGAAGCGCTAACAAATATTGCAGAAACAACCATTTATAATTTAGATTGCTGGAGTAAAAATGGAGTAACAGAAAATGAACTAACAAAGATTGTTAGTAAGAAAAAATGA
- a CDS encoding ABC transporter ATP-binding protein encodes MKTKSNIKQHKKFEEREVVLQVKDLYKSFGDNNVLNGFNMKLYQGENLVIMGKSGSGKSVMIKCLVGLMEADSGVISVMHNDITKLDREALDHLRADIGFLFQGSALYDSMTVRENLEFPLRRHTNKFESNIDTNKMIIEALENVGLAAAIDLMPSELSGGMKRRVALARTLILLPKIILYDEPTSGLDPITSKEIIILMQDIQKKYSTSSLIITHDVDCARVISERMILLIDGTNYAEGTFEELSASNDPKIKAFFK; translated from the coding sequence ATGAAAACAAAAAGCAACATAAAACAACATAAAAAATTTGAAGAACGTGAAGTTGTTCTTCAAGTTAAAGATTTGTATAAAAGTTTTGGAGATAACAATGTCTTAAACGGATTTAACATGAAACTTTATCAAGGTGAAAATTTGGTAATTATGGGAAAATCAGGTTCAGGAAAATCGGTTATGATTAAATGTCTTGTTGGATTAATGGAAGCAGATAGTGGCGTTATTTCTGTAATGCATAATGATATTACTAAGTTAGATAGAGAAGCATTAGATCATTTACGAGCAGATATTGGCTTCTTATTTCAAGGAAGTGCATTGTACGATTCCATGACAGTTAGAGAAAATTTAGAATTCCCTTTAAGAAGACATACCAATAAATTTGAAAGTAATATAGATACTAATAAAATGATTATTGAAGCTTTAGAAAATGTTGGATTGGCAGCTGCTATAGATTTAATGCCATCAGAATTATCTGGAGGAATGAAACGACGTGTTGCTTTAGCAAGAACACTTATTTTACTACCAAAAATTATTTTATATGATGAGCCAACAAGTGGTTTAGACCCAATTACATCAAAAGAAATCATTATTTTGATGCAAGATATTCAGAAAAAATACAGCACTTCATCATTAATAATTACGCATGATGTAGATTGTGCAAGAGTTATTTCTGAGAGAATGATTTTATTAATTGATGGAACTAATTACGCTGAAGGAACTTTTGAAGAATTATCTGCATCTAATGACCCAAAAATAAAAGCGTTTTTTAAATAA
- a CDS encoding pyridoxamine 5'-phosphate oxidase family protein, translating to MITDLKDNKCVNLLANNYVGQLGYIYIGRPFIVPMTYYFDKENHIIIGYSENGHKTMSMRKYRKVSLHVSEKENNDNCNSVLVHGLYKEFSGSEAKKYLHEFTKGIKNLILRKEEKNLDCISDFSHKVNTQKIPIIFKITIDEMTGKEITRKYS from the coding sequence ATGATAACTGATTTAAAAGACAATAAATGTGTAAACCTATTAGCAAATAATTATGTAGGTCAACTTGGTTATATTTATATTGGCAGACCTTTTATTGTACCAATGACTTATTATTTTGATAAGGAAAATCATATTATTATTGGTTATTCAGAAAATGGACACAAAACAATGTCGATGAGAAAATACAGAAAAGTTTCTCTACATGTTTCAGAAAAAGAAAACAATGATAACTGCAATTCTGTTTTGGTTCATGGTCTTTATAAAGAATTTTCTGGCTCTGAAGCAAAAAAATATTTACATGAATTTACAAAGGGTATTAAAAATCTTATCTTAAGAAAAGAAGAAAAAAACTTAGATTGTATTAGCGATTTTTCACATAAAGTAAATACTCAAAAGATTCCTATTATATTTAAAATAACTATTGATGAAATGACGGGTAAAGAAATTACAAGAAAATATTCTTAA
- a CDS encoding L,D-transpeptidase, protein MRHKIKFSVIIFLLICFNISAKNTFAPLQIKNIIIRTISPKKIKVKKDITVENYFQFLDSIVIKYDSLTTYKLTEHLLVRANPWIINTLKNTDYYLMKEKDSFVYNQKKMIVLKKGDQLILPDSKLAKKIYTSFENTKIDINIPEFKLRIFENSEELFSFSVRVGRNQKKYLKMAGRVLDLRTKTGEGTIVRHERFPDFYNPANGHQYYLTNRDDKKVTKLPQIPFIETEINGLRYGQLIHPTTNPKTLGKAYSNGCIGTNETDIWILYYYAPINTKIIIRYDLIIKDSVNGGNIILKDIYGYSKK, encoded by the coding sequence ATGAGACATAAAATAAAATTTTCTGTAATTATCTTTTTGCTAATATGTTTTAATATTAGTGCTAAAAATACTTTTGCTCCTCTTCAAATAAAAAATATTATAATTCGTACTATTTCACCGAAAAAAATAAAAGTTAAAAAAGATATTACTGTAGAAAATTATTTTCAGTTTTTAGATTCTATTGTTATAAAATATGATTCTTTAACCACCTACAAATTAACAGAACACCTTTTAGTAAGAGCAAATCCCTGGATTATTAATACCTTAAAAAACACTGATTATTATCTAATGAAAGAAAAAGATTCTTTTGTTTATAATCAGAAAAAAATGATAGTTTTAAAAAAAGGAGATCAACTAATACTACCAGACTCTAAATTAGCAAAGAAAATATATACTTCATTTGAGAACACTAAAATTGATATAAATATCCCTGAATTTAAACTTCGGATTTTTGAAAACTCTGAAGAACTTTTTAGTTTTTCTGTTAGAGTTGGAAGAAATCAAAAAAAGTATCTTAAAATGGCAGGAAGAGTTTTAGATTTAAGAACCAAAACTGGAGAAGGTACAATTGTAAGACACGAGCGTTTTCCTGATTTCTATAATCCTGCTAACGGACATCAATATTATCTAACAAATAGAGATGATAAAAAAGTAACAAAATTACCTCAAATTCCTTTTATAGAAACTGAAATTAATGGTTTACGTTATGGACAATTAATACACCCAACAACAAATCCTAAAACATTAGGAAAAGCCTATTCTAATGGTTGCATTGGTACGAACGAAACAGATATTTGGATACTTTATTATTACGCGCCAATAAACACTAAAATAATAATTAGATATGATTTAATAATTAAAGATTCTGTTAATGGTGGTAATATAATTTTAAAAGATATTTATGGTTACAGTAAGAAATAA
- a CDS encoding CDP-alcohol phosphatidyltransferase family protein, which produces MLAFKNFNIADWFSFYRIFAAPFLLLLIWFDAQLVFTCFLLISYLTDAIDGYLARKLKITSARGSQLDSFGDQITLIIGLIGLFSFEKEFIKTNITLILIAFIPYIFQMIIAFLKYGKATAFHTYLAKTSAVLQSAFILWSLFFNPEYSLFYIMIVIGILETIEEISLIFMYKNWVSDVKSIFWAFKDKRRKLK; this is translated from the coding sequence ATGCTAGCTTTTAAAAATTTTAACATTGCAGATTGGTTTTCTTTTTATAGAATTTTTGCAGCTCCATTTTTACTACTCTTAATTTGGTTTGATGCTCAGTTAGTTTTTACATGTTTTTTATTAATTAGTTATTTAACAGATGCAATTGATGGTTATTTGGCCAGAAAACTAAAAATTACAAGTGCAAGAGGTTCTCAATTAGATTCTTTTGGCGATCAAATAACTTTAATTATTGGACTTATTGGTTTATTTTCTTTTGAAAAAGAATTCATAAAAACAAATATTACATTAATATTAATTGCATTTATCCCTTATATTTTTCAAATGATAATAGCATTTCTAAAATATGGAAAAGCGACTGCTTTTCATACCTATTTAGCAAAAACATCTGCTGTTTTGCAAAGTGCATTTATTCTTTGGTCTTTATTTTTTAATCCTGAATATTCATTATTTTATATAATGATTGTTATAGGGATTTTAGAAACTATAGAAGAAATTTCTTTAATATTTATGTATAAAAATTGGGTTTCTGATGTAAAAAGTATTTTTTGGGCTTTTAAGGATAAACGAAGAAAACTAAAGTAA
- a CDS encoding MlaE family ABC transporter permease: protein MFWYKKIEVKLKAFFMEIGELSYFVGRFFKEVFKSPFESKEFLRQCYNMGNRSLLLVCVTGFIIGLVLTLQTRPTLMEFGAESWMPSMVGISIVREIGPMITALVCAGRIGSGLGAELGSMRVTEQIDAMEVSGTNPFKYLVVTRVLAVTIMLPLLVIVGDAVGLYGSYLVENLKGNVSFQLYFNQVFNSLEYGDIIPATVKSFFFGLAIGIVGCFKGYYCEKGTVGVGLAANSAVVFTSMLLFFIDFIAVFVTDIFFDL from the coding sequence ATGTTTTGGTATAAAAAAATAGAAGTTAAGTTAAAAGCTTTCTTTATGGAAATAGGAGAGCTTTCTTATTTTGTAGGACGTTTTTTTAAAGAAGTATTTAAATCTCCTTTTGAATCTAAAGAGTTTTTGCGTCAATGTTATAATATGGGAAACCGTTCATTATTACTTGTATGTGTTACAGGTTTTATTATTGGTTTGGTGTTAACATTACAAACAAGACCAACACTTATGGAGTTTGGAGCAGAATCTTGGATGCCATCTATGGTTGGAATTTCTATTGTAAGAGAAATAGGACCGATGATAACTGCGTTAGTTTGTGCTGGTAGAATAGGTTCTGGTCTTGGGGCAGAATTAGGTTCTATGCGTGTAACAGAACAAATTGATGCAATGGAAGTATCTGGCACAAACCCTTTTAAATACCTTGTTGTTACACGAGTTTTGGCTGTTACTATAATGCTTCCGTTATTGGTAATTGTTGGAGATGCTGTTGGTTTATATGGTTCTTATCTAGTTGAAAATTTAAAAGGAAATGTTTCTTTTCAATTATATTTTAATCAAGTTTTTAATTCATTAGAATATGGTGATATTATTCCTGCAACAGTTAAATCATTCTTTTTTGGTTTAGCAATCGGAATTGTAGGGTGTTTTAAAGGTTATTACTGCGAAAAAGGAACCGTTGGAGTGGGTTTAGCAGCAAATTCGGCAGTAGTATTTACGTCAATGTTATTATTTTTTATAGATTTTATAGCTGTTTTTGTAACCGATATTTTCTTTGACTTATGA
- a CDS encoding single-stranded DNA-binding protein yields the protein MSTLRNRVQLIGNLGNNPEIITLESGNKLAKFSIATNESYKNAQGEKVTDTQWHNVVAWNKTAEIIERYLEKGNEVAIEGKLTSRSYETKEGEKRYITEVVANEVLMLGNKQ from the coding sequence ATGAGTACGTTAAGAAACAGAGTACAGTTAATTGGAAATTTAGGAAACAACCCAGAAATTATCACTTTAGAAAGTGGAAATAAATTAGCAAAATTTTCTATTGCTACAAATGAAAGTTATAAAAATGCTCAAGGCGAAAAAGTAACAGATACACAATGGCATAATGTTGTAGCTTGGAATAAAACAGCAGAAATTATTGAGAGATATTTAGAAAAAGGAAATGAAGTTGCTATAGAAGGTAAACTAACTTCTAGATCTTACGAAACCAAAGAAGGCGAAAAAAGATACATTACAGAGGTTGTAGCAAATGAAGTTTTAATGTTAGGAAATAAGCAGTAA
- a CDS encoding CBS domain-containing protein, protein MAIKSFQGKRDTKQGKEDAQILVSDYMTTKLITFKAEDSLDHVINQLITYKISGGPVVNDKNDLIGIISETDCIKHISESKYYNMPSDINNTVGKYMVTDVDTIDKDMNIFDAAFKFISSHRRRFPVVENGKLIGQLSQKDVLKAAISVKGNTWNS, encoded by the coding sequence ATGGCAATTAAAAGCTTTCAAGGAAAAAGAGATACGAAGCAAGGAAAAGAAGATGCTCAAATTTTAGTGTCTGATTATATGACAACAAAATTGATAACTTTTAAAGCTGAAGATTCCTTAGATCATGTAATTAATCAATTAATTACATATAAAATTTCTGGTGGCCCCGTTGTAAATGATAAAAATGATTTAATAGGTATTATTTCTGAAACGGATTGTATTAAGCATATTTCTGAGAGCAAATATTACAATATGCCTTCTGATATAAATAATACTGTAGGTAAATATATGGTTACAGATGTTGATACGATTGATAAAGACATGAATATTTTTGATGCCGCTTTTAAATTTATAAGTTCACACAGAAGAAGATTTCCTGTTGTTGAAAACGGAAAATTAATTGGGCAATTAAGCCAGAAAGATGTTTTAAAAGCTGCAATTAGTGTAAAAGGTAATACTTGGAATAGTTAA